Proteins encoded within one genomic window of Actinomycetota bacterium:
- a CDS encoding MFS transporter — translation MTQTKFVRDKPTLISYAQASCFGWLIFGSGPAIIFLRDDLGLTRAMASVHSLGMSIGGVLAGLSAQKLIHRIGRGRLLRWASLVLASGILLFTIGRVVPVTILGFTLCFLGGVTIVQSTAAFLSHHQSKYASAAISELHGIAAGFGLLSPVIIGLCVTYGFGWRIGMALAAGATLVVEIVRGRSTDVYGLPFADDESSIGHDLPGPLPRAFWWAAVAMICTSGVEYAVLLWSSDFLRTNGGFAKGASAIALGCVVGTMAVGRILGSLVTRRFSSEHLYLGSLVLALLGFIGFWQSTQPGLLITLLALTGLGLSLHFPFGIERAIKVSAGRADRATTRIAIATAISSGIAPFSIGLLADHVGVAKAFLVVPTALAVAIIAVGLNPVRVSASPNSQI, via the coding sequence ATGACTCAGACAAAGTTTGTCCGCGACAAGCCAACATTAATTTCCTATGCCCAAGCATCCTGTTTTGGCTGGCTAATTTTTGGCTCTGGTCCAGCGATTATATTTCTGCGTGATGATTTAGGACTGACAAGGGCAATGGCATCAGTACACAGTCTGGGCATGTCTATTGGTGGTGTTTTAGCTGGACTAAGCGCTCAAAAACTGATTCATAGAATTGGCCGTGGCAGGTTGCTTCGCTGGGCATCTTTGGTTCTAGCAAGTGGCATCTTACTCTTTACCATTGGGCGAGTTGTGCCGGTAACCATCCTTGGTTTCACGCTTTGTTTTCTCGGCGGAGTAACTATTGTGCAAAGCACAGCGGCGTTTTTAAGTCATCACCAAAGCAAATACGCTTCGGCTGCAATTTCCGAGCTGCATGGAATTGCAGCGGGATTCGGTTTGCTTTCGCCAGTCATAATCGGTTTGTGCGTCACCTATGGTTTTGGTTGGCGCATTGGCATGGCGTTAGCAGCGGGTGCAACACTAGTTGTTGAAATTGTTAGAGGTCGAAGCACCGATGTTTACGGATTGCCATTTGCTGACGATGAGTCATCAATCGGCCATGATTTACCCGGCCCGTTGCCTAGAGCTTTTTGGTGGGCTGCTGTTGCCATGATTTGCACATCAGGAGTTGAATACGCAGTTTTACTTTGGTCTAGCGACTTTTTACGCACCAATGGCGGCTTTGCCAAAGGCGCTTCTGCAATTGCTCTTGGCTGTGTAGTTGGGACTATGGCAGTAGGCAGAATTCTGGGTTCGCTGGTTACTCGACGTTTCTCATCAGAGCATCTCTACCTAGGCTCGTTAGTTTTGGCACTCTTGGGTTTCATTGGTTTCTGGCAGAGCACTCAACCTGGCCTATTGATCACGCTACTAGCTCTCACCGGTCTTGGCCTGTCGTTACATTTCCCATTTGGTATCGAACGGGCAATTAAAGTAAGTGCAGGTCGCGCTGATCGAGCAACAACTCGAATCGCTATTGCCACCGCAATTTCCAGCGGCATTGCCCCTTTTTCAATTGGCTTGTTGGCGGATCATGTTGGGGTTGCTAAGGCGTTTCTGGTCGTGCCAACTGCTTTGGCAGTGGCAATTATTGCGGTAGGGCTCAATCCAGTTAGGGTGTCTGCGTCCCCAAATTCCCAAATTTAA
- a CDS encoding HAD family hydrolase has translation MKWQIVLFDLDGTLTESGPGVTNGLIKVFEAFDIPIPTESEIRKYLGPPLSDSFAKFAGLRGADLDRAIQIYRDYYREIGRFENSVFADIPQLLNQLTHAGKQLAVATSKFDQSAQSILEHFELSKHFQVIAGADEHGHLRGTKAKVIAHAITELGVTDLNSAVMIGDREHDIHGANEHQIESIGVLWGYGDAVELSSAGATHIVSNVNELSELLLG, from the coding sequence GTGAAATGGCAAATAGTCCTATTTGATTTAGACGGAACTTTAACTGAGTCGGGTCCTGGGGTGACAAACGGGCTAATCAAAGTATTTGAAGCATTTGATATCCCTATCCCAACTGAATCAGAAATTCGCAAATATTTGGGCCCACCTCTAAGTGATTCATTTGCAAAATTTGCAGGACTACGTGGGGCTGACTTGGATCGGGCAATTCAGATTTATCGTGATTATTACCGTGAAATTGGCCGATTTGAAAATTCGGTTTTTGCAGATATTCCACAATTACTCAACCAATTAACGCACGCGGGCAAACAGCTAGCTGTTGCAACTTCTAAGTTTGATCAGTCCGCCCAGAGCATCCTTGAGCATTTCGAATTGTCAAAGCATTTCCAAGTGATAGCAGGCGCTGATGAGCACGGGCACTTGCGGGGCACCAAAGCCAAAGTAATCGCTCATGCAATTACAGAGCTAGGGGTAACTGACCTGAATTCCGCAGTAATGATTGGCGACCGGGAACATGATATCCACGGTGCAAACGAACATCAGATAGAAAGTATTGGCGTGCTCTGGGGTTACGGAGATGCAGTCGAATTAAGTTCGGCAGGCGCTACTCACATTGTTAGCAATGTTAACGAGTTGTCTGAACTGCTACTCGGCTAG
- the trpS gene encoding tryptophan--tRNA ligase: MSKRVLSGIQPTSDSFHIGNHLGALQNWVKMQAEFDCFYFIADLHAITVDQDPDRLRERTLKAYAQLIALGVDPEKSVLFVQSQVPEHAQLMWVMSCLTGIGEANRMTQFKDKVAKGGSTSASVGLLTYPILQSADILLYQADAVPVGEDQRQHLELTRDLAIRFNSRYGQIFTVPEPHIVKATAKIQDLQEPTAKMSKSAPTGCINLLDPLKITEKKIKSAVTDSDSVVAFDPAKKAGVSNLLTILSAYTNTDVNDLVTSFAGRMYGDLKKETADAVLAFTEPFQARVNELLADQGELIRLMRNGAQQAREVSAQTLAAVYEKIGFSST, from the coding sequence ATGAGTAAGCGCGTCCTATCCGGTATTCAGCCAACCTCAGACAGTTTTCACATCGGCAACCATTTAGGCGCGCTCCAAAACTGGGTAAAGATGCAAGCAGAGTTCGACTGCTTCTATTTCATTGCGGATTTACATGCAATCACAGTTGATCAAGATCCGGACCGCTTGCGCGAACGAACACTAAAGGCGTACGCCCAATTGATTGCCCTAGGCGTTGATCCGGAAAAGTCAGTTTTGTTTGTGCAAAGCCAAGTTCCAGAGCACGCCCAGCTGATGTGGGTGATGTCCTGCTTAACGGGTATCGGCGAAGCAAACCGAATGACCCAATTCAAGGACAAAGTCGCTAAAGGTGGATCCACTTCTGCGTCAGTTGGCTTGCTGACCTATCCAATCTTGCAGTCTGCGGACATCCTGCTTTACCAAGCAGATGCAGTTCCAGTTGGCGAGGACCAACGGCAACATCTTGAATTAACTCGAGATTTAGCAATCCGCTTCAATAGTCGCTACGGTCAAATTTTTACCGTGCCTGAGCCTCACATTGTGAAGGCAACGGCAAAAATACAAGACCTGCAAGAGCCAACTGCAAAGATGAGCAAGTCTGCGCCAACTGGGTGCATTAATTTATTAGATCCGCTCAAGATCACCGAGAAGAAAATCAAATCTGCGGTTACAGACTCAGATTCAGTCGTTGCCTTTGATCCGGCAAAAAAAGCCGGCGTTTCTAATTTGCTCACAATTTTGTCGGCCTACACCAATACTGACGTCAATGATTTGGTTACTAGCTTTGCCGGACGAATGTATGGAGATTTGAAAAAGGAAACCGCTGATGCTGTATTGGCATTTACTGAGCCATTTCAAGCAAGAGTCAATGAGCTATTGGCTGATCAAGGTGAACTAATTCGACTGATGCGAAATGGTGCGCAGCAAGCTAGGGAAGTATCAGCGCAAACTTTGGCTGCGGTTTATGAAAAAATCGGTTTTAGTTCAACGTGA
- a CDS encoding HlyC/CorC family transporter, producing the protein MVLLFSIIGAIFAAAETALISLRESQVKKLSANNGRKGKRLEGLVKNPNRFLAAGQVAITLTGFFAAAYGEKRFAPLLTPVLERWGLSKGTSEIVAFIGCTVFVAYIALVVAELTPKRLALQHAERYSLLLSAPLDFIAKIFRPFIVLLSISTNFLVRIFGGDPRAGKEQISGEELRGMVASHEELTTAERELIDDVFDAGDKEIREIMIPRTEVEFLDADLPVFKAAKLVSDLPHSRYPVFDSSHDDVVGFVHVRDILNPDVRERSLRLGELVRNIARLPGSKHVIPALSDMRSTGSHMALVVDEYGGTAGIITLEDLVEELIGDIRDEYDTDESEGVIPVGHEVIVDGLLNLADFADETYLELPDGPYETAGGFIAAGLGRIPKVGDEISIPGANLTVTEMDGRRVSRIRVLRTDTIGQ; encoded by the coding sequence ATGGTGTTGCTCTTTTCGATAATCGGAGCGATTTTTGCCGCGGCCGAAACTGCTCTGATCTCACTTCGCGAAAGTCAAGTTAAAAAGCTCAGTGCCAACAACGGGCGCAAAGGCAAGCGTCTTGAGGGACTGGTCAAGAACCCCAATCGCTTCTTAGCGGCTGGCCAAGTTGCGATTACCCTAACTGGCTTCTTCGCTGCAGCTTACGGTGAAAAACGGTTCGCTCCCTTATTGACTCCAGTGCTTGAGCGTTGGGGACTATCCAAAGGAACTTCCGAGATCGTCGCATTCATTGGCTGCACAGTGTTTGTTGCCTACATCGCCTTAGTAGTTGCCGAACTGACACCTAAGCGGCTTGCTTTACAACATGCCGAGCGCTATTCATTATTGCTTTCCGCACCACTTGATTTCATTGCCAAAATTTTCCGACCGTTCATAGTCTTACTTTCTATTTCCACCAATTTTCTAGTGCGTATTTTTGGTGGCGATCCGCGAGCTGGTAAAGAGCAGATCAGCGGCGAAGAGCTCAGGGGAATGGTTGCTTCACACGAAGAACTAACTACAGCGGAACGCGAATTGATTGATGATGTCTTTGACGCTGGCGATAAGGAGATTCGCGAGATCATGATTCCGCGAACTGAAGTTGAATTTTTAGATGCAGACTTACCGGTATTTAAAGCTGCCAAACTCGTTTCTGATTTGCCGCACTCCAGATACCCAGTATTTGATAGTTCTCATGATGATGTAGTTGGCTTTGTTCATGTGCGAGACATTCTCAATCCGGATGTTCGCGAGCGTTCATTGCGACTGGGCGAGTTAGTGCGCAACATTGCTAGATTGCCAGGAAGTAAGCATGTGATACCGGCTCTTTCGGATATGCGCTCGACTGGTTCCCACATGGCACTAGTCGTTGATGAATATGGTGGCACCGCAGGAATCATCACGCTTGAAGACCTAGTTGAAGAATTAATTGGCGACATTCGTGATGAATATGACACCGACGAATCTGAAGGTGTTATTCCTGTTGGTCACGAGGTAATTGTCGATGGCCTGCTGAATCTTGCCGATTTTGCCGACGAAACTTATCTTGAGTTACCTGATGGCCCCTACGAAACTGCCGGTGGATTCATAGCAGCTGGACTTGGTCGTATTCCGAAAGTTGGTGACGAGATTTCGATTCCCGGTGCAAATCTGACAGTGACCGAAATGGATGGCCGCCGGGTATCGCGCATCCGAGTGCTACGAACTGACACAATAGGACAATGA
- a CDS encoding exodeoxyribonuclease III, whose protein sequence is MLKVLTVNVNGVRAAAKRGGFAWLRKRVQAGEIDVVCLQEVRATTEQLHEVLNTEGLADLFVAHDSSLRLGHAGVAILSTFPLSNVKQGIGVKEFAGTGRWVQGQIETPSGPLTIASVYVHAGDAEKPVQQEKYRFLDAMTKHLAKWEKSGEMFLASGDLNVAHREADLKNWKGNLNNAGFLPQERAYFDKWFDKIGITDLGRNHAGDVVGPYTWWSWRGQAFDNNAGWRIDYHLATSPVAAQCIDVAVHRAPDYDSRWSDHAPVCATFNL, encoded by the coding sequence ATGCTTAAGGTACTGACAGTAAATGTCAATGGTGTCCGAGCCGCAGCTAAGCGAGGTGGTTTTGCCTGGCTACGCAAACGAGTCCAAGCTGGTGAAATTGATGTAGTTTGCCTGCAAGAAGTGCGAGCAACTACAGAACAGTTACATGAAGTCCTAAATACTGAAGGCTTGGCTGATTTATTTGTCGCACATGATTCAAGTTTGCGCTTGGGCCACGCTGGAGTTGCGATTTTAAGCACCTTCCCGCTAAGTAATGTCAAACAGGGAATCGGCGTAAAAGAATTTGCTGGCACCGGTCGCTGGGTGCAAGGACAAATCGAAACCCCTTCGGGCCCGCTAACAATTGCCTCGGTGTACGTACATGCAGGCGATGCTGAAAAGCCAGTCCAACAGGAAAAGTACCGATTCCTTGATGCGATGACCAAGCACTTGGCAAAGTGGGAAAAATCTGGCGAGATGTTCTTGGCCAGTGGTGACTTAAATGTCGCTCATCGTGAAGCCGACCTAAAGAATTGGAAGGGCAACCTAAATAATGCTGGATTCCTGCCTCAAGAGCGAGCCTACTTTGATAAGTGGTTCGACAAAATTGGAATTACAGATTTGGGGAGAAACCACGCTGGAGATGTCGTCGGGCCATACACTTGGTGGTCCTGGCGAGGACAAGCTTTTGATAACAACGCCGGCTGGCGCATTGATTATCATTTGGCAACTAGCCCAGTTGCAGCACAATGTATTGATGTTGCAGTGCATCGCGCGCCAGATTATGACTCCAGATGGAGCGATCATGCCCCGGTGTGCGCAACATTTAACTTGTAG
- a CDS encoding NADP-dependent isocitrate dehydrogenase, protein MAKIKVKGTVVELDGDEMTRIIWQFIKDQLILPYLDVDLEYYDLSIENRDATDDQVTIDSANAIKKHGVGVKCATITPDEARVEEFGLKKMWKSPNGTIRNILGGVIFREPIIISNVPRLVPHWTKPIVIGRHAFGDQYRATDLVIPGEGTLTLTYTPKDGSEPMEINVFDFPGGGVAMAMYNLDESIRDFARASFSYGLSRNFPVFMSTKNTILKAYDGRFKDIFQEIFDAEFKARFDQAGLTYEHRLIDDMVACALRWDGGYVWACKNYDGDVQSDTVAQGYGSLGLMTSVLMSPDGRTVEAEAAHGTVTRHYRQHQQGKPTSTNPIASIFAWTQGLAHRGTLDGTPEVTEFAQTLERICVETVESGQMTKDLAILISPDQPWLTTEEFLVAIDDNLQKAMNA, encoded by the coding sequence ATGGCGAAAATAAAAGTCAAAGGTACAGTTGTTGAACTCGATGGCGATGAAATGACTCGCATCATTTGGCAGTTCATAAAAGATCAATTAATCCTTCCGTACCTTGATGTGGACCTAGAGTATTACGACTTATCAATTGAAAATCGAGATGCTACCGACGACCAAGTAACCATTGATTCTGCCAATGCGATCAAGAAGCATGGTGTTGGAGTTAAGTGTGCGACCATTACACCGGACGAAGCTCGGGTTGAAGAATTTGGACTGAAAAAGATGTGGAAGTCGCCAAACGGGACTATCCGCAACATTCTTGGCGGAGTTATTTTCCGCGAGCCAATCATCATTAGTAATGTACCTCGCCTAGTTCCACACTGGACTAAGCCGATTGTGATTGGCCGCCATGCTTTTGGGGATCAGTATCGAGCAACAGACCTAGTCATTCCTGGTGAAGGAACATTGACCTTGACTTACACACCAAAAGATGGCAGCGAGCCGATGGAAATCAATGTTTTTGATTTCCCTGGTGGTGGAGTAGCCATGGCGATGTACAACTTGGACGAGTCAATTCGCGATTTTGCTCGAGCATCGTTCTCGTATGGGTTGTCGCGCAACTTCCCAGTGTTCATGTCAACTAAGAACACGATTTTGAAAGCTTATGATGGTCGCTTCAAAGATATTTTCCAAGAAATTTTTGATGCTGAATTTAAGGCACGATTTGATCAAGCTGGTCTGACATACGAACACCGTTTGATTGACGACATGGTGGCTTGTGCTTTGCGTTGGGACGGCGGTTATGTGTGGGCGTGCAAGAACTACGATGGCGATGTCCAAAGCGATACGGTTGCACAGGGCTATGGTTCTTTAGGACTTATGACCAGCGTACTAATGTCACCAGATGGTCGCACTGTTGAAGCAGAAGCAGCGCATGGAACTGTAACTCGTCATTACCGGCAACATCAGCAGGGTAAGCCAACCTCCACTAATCCAATCGCCTCAATATTTGCCTGGACCCAAGGATTAGCACACCGAGGAACACTAGATGGCACTCCAGAAGTAACTGAGTTCGCACAAACCCTTGAACGCATTTGTGTCGAAACTGTTGAAAGTGGCCAGATGACAAAGGATCTTGCAATTCTCATTTCGCCCGACCAACCTTGGTTGACCACTGAAGAATTTCTAGTCGCAATCGATGACAACTTGCAGAAAGCAATGAACGCGTAA
- the mdh gene encoding malate dehydrogenase, translated as MGSKVTVVGAGFYGSTTAQRIAEYNLVDEVVLTDILDGKPEGLALDLNQSRSIEGFETKIIGQTTTVDGAGYEAIAGSDVVIITAGLPRKPGMSRMDLIETNAKIVRNVAENVAKHAPEAVVIVVSNPLDEMTALAQIATAFPKNRVMGQAGMLDTARFTNFVAEELNVPISSVSTLTLGSHGDTMVPVPSRCTVGGQPLSKLLPAEKIDELVVRTRNGGAEVVALLKTGSAYYAPSAAAARMAKAVIEDSGAVLPVCAWVDGEYGISGVYLGVEAEIGKTGVRRVVETELTADELESLKAAALAVREKQADVKDL; from the coding sequence ATGGGTAGCAAAGTCACTGTAGTCGGTGCTGGTTTTTATGGTTCGACCACTGCACAACGTATCGCTGAATACAACCTTGTCGATGAGGTCGTACTTACTGACATTCTTGATGGCAAGCCAGAAGGCTTAGCCCTTGATCTAAATCAATCTCGGTCTATTGAAGGCTTTGAGACAAAAATCATTGGTCAAACAACAACAGTTGATGGTGCAGGCTACGAAGCCATTGCTGGATCCGATGTTGTAATTATCACTGCAGGTTTACCGCGCAAGCCAGGCATGAGCCGAATGGACTTAATTGAAACAAATGCGAAAATTGTCCGCAATGTTGCAGAGAATGTCGCAAAGCATGCTCCTGAAGCAGTTGTCATTGTGGTTTCTAATCCGCTTGACGAGATGACGGCGCTAGCACAAATTGCTACAGCATTTCCTAAGAATCGAGTAATGGGACAAGCTGGCATGCTTGACACGGCCCGCTTCACAAATTTTGTTGCTGAAGAACTAAATGTTCCAATTTCCTCGGTTAGCACCTTAACCTTGGGTTCGCATGGCGACACTATGGTGCCAGTCCCATCGCGGTGCACGGTCGGCGGCCAACCACTTAGCAAGTTGCTACCGGCCGAAAAAATTGACGAGCTTGTAGTGCGAACTCGAAACGGTGGCGCGGAAGTTGTCGCGCTGCTAAAAACCGGTTCGGCTTACTATGCACCTTCTGCTGCTGCGGCGCGAATGGCCAAAGCCGTTATTGAAGATTCTGGTGCAGTTTTGCCCGTTTGCGCTTGGGTAGATGGCGAATACGGCATTAGCGGTGTTTATTTGGGCGTTGAGGCTGAAATCGGTAAAACTGGCGTTCGGCGGGTAGTTGAAACCGAACTCACTGCCGATGAATTGGAAAGTTTGAAAGCGGCCGCCCTGGCAGTTCGCGAAAAACAAGCAGATGTTAAAGATCTTTAA
- a CDS encoding DUF3017 domain-containing protein: protein MKSQVQRQWPLFSVYALFALGLLALNWVNFRIGAALLSLTILYAAVLRWRLTDSAAGWLRVRRRRIDLVVLATLGFALLTLALALPAHQL, encoded by the coding sequence ATGAAGTCACAAGTGCAGCGACAATGGCCACTATTTAGTGTTTACGCCCTATTCGCACTTGGCCTCCTAGCCCTGAATTGGGTCAACTTTCGAATTGGCGCAGCCCTGCTCTCCTTGACCATTCTTTACGCTGCGGTTTTGCGCTGGCGGCTAACCGACAGCGCGGCTGGTTGGCTACGCGTTCGACGCCGCAGAATCGACTTAGTTGTCTTGGCTACCTTGGGGTTTGCCTTGCTCACATTGGCTCTAGCCTTGCCGGCACATCAGCTTTAG
- a CDS encoding DMT family transporter has translation MQRQIVRGSQCTLREHAISSTNTSSESIAPKINLWHVLIGFVIACFNATQSRVNGELGHVVSNGVVAALCSFASGWLVLILISVLVPAVRRAFLAIPTLVRTGQLKWWQCIGGMAGATYVIGQGSVVPVVGVAIFTISVVAGQTTSSLLVDKYGLGPAGPKSITWIRILAAIIAIAGVAISVTGRDHSGNFSLPLVLYAFATGLVTAAQYALNGRVAVATSQPLATTLLNFTMGTFLLLLVLFIMHLFQFGSFKTPPSPLASPWLYSGGIIGIIFIVSASILVRSLGVLVFALVSVVGNLTGALLLDLIWPAPGSQVGVQIVLGVAVTAMAVIVASLPTRERASGV, from the coding sequence TTGCAGCGGCAAATAGTGCGGGGATCACAATGTACTTTACGGGAACACGCCATTTCTTCCACTAATACATCAAGTGAATCAATTGCCCCCAAAATCAACCTTTGGCATGTCTTAATCGGATTTGTGATTGCCTGCTTTAATGCAACGCAATCACGAGTTAACGGCGAACTAGGTCATGTCGTAAGCAATGGAGTAGTTGCTGCGCTGTGTTCTTTTGCTTCAGGATGGCTAGTTCTCATTTTGATTTCGGTCCTTGTGCCTGCTGTGCGCCGAGCCTTTTTAGCAATTCCAACACTGGTGCGAACTGGCCAGCTGAAATGGTGGCAGTGTATCGGGGGAATGGCAGGTGCAACCTACGTAATCGGACAGGGGTCAGTTGTTCCTGTTGTGGGTGTTGCCATCTTTACAATTTCAGTAGTAGCCGGACAGACCACGTCTTCGCTATTGGTGGACAAGTATGGATTAGGACCAGCTGGCCCTAAGTCCATTACTTGGATCCGAATATTGGCAGCAATCATTGCTATTGCTGGAGTTGCAATTTCGGTCACGGGCCGTGATCATTCGGGAAATTTCTCGCTACCGCTTGTGCTGTACGCATTTGCAACCGGCCTGGTAACGGCTGCGCAATATGCCCTGAATGGACGAGTTGCAGTGGCAACTAGCCAACCGCTTGCCACAACGCTGTTGAATTTCACAATGGGGACTTTTCTACTACTGCTTGTGCTGTTCATAATGCACTTGTTTCAATTTGGCTCGTTTAAAACTCCGCCGTCACCCTTGGCCAGCCCATGGCTTTATAGCGGTGGAATCATTGGAATCATATTTATTGTTTCGGCGTCAATTCTTGTACGCAGTTTAGGTGTTTTAGTGTTTGCACTTGTCTCGGTGGTTGGCAACCTAACCGGCGCATTATTGCTTGATCTAATTTGGCCTGCACCTGGTTCGCAAGTTGGTGTCCAGATTGTCTTAGGCGTAGCGGTAACTGCGATGGCTGTTATTGTTGCCTCATTACCAACTCGAGAAAGAGCTAGCGGCGTATGA
- the purH gene encoding bifunctional phosphoribosylaminoimidazolecarboxamide formyltransferase/IMP cyclohydrolase PurH, translated as MSDTRKIKRALISVYDKTGLAELAQGLYQSGVAIVSTGSTAATISGLGIPVTQVQEVTGFAECLDGRVKTLHPNIHAGLLADLRDPSHQEQLTDLNIAAFELVVVNLYPFNQTVASGASIEECIEQIDIGGPAMVRGSAKNHANVAIVVDPANYSKVLSAAKADGFTHAQRLELAAQAFRHVASYDVAVASWLSELSDSASGFPAWVGSIYEQTASLRYGENPHQKAALYSSTTGPAGIAQSEQLHGKEMSYNNYVDADAARRAVYDFLEPAVAIIKHANPCGLAIGSDIAQAYQRAHATDPTSAFGGVIATNRPVTKAMAESVVEIFTEVICAPDFDQEALVILQTKPNLRLLKTAPVTQSEAIETRPISGGLLRQTKDVFQADGDNPENWQLVAGPAAQANILSDLVFAWHAVRCVKSNAILLASSGAAVGIGMGQVNRVDSARLAVSRAAERVVGSVAASDAFFPFADGLQVLLEAGVKAVVAPGGSVRDEEVIAAANSAGITMYFTGTRHFFH; from the coding sequence ATGAGTGACACCAGGAAAATTAAGCGAGCACTAATAAGTGTTTACGACAAAACAGGTCTTGCTGAATTGGCGCAAGGCTTGTACCAATCAGGCGTTGCCATTGTGTCAACGGGAAGCACGGCAGCCACGATTTCCGGACTTGGAATCCCAGTCACTCAAGTGCAAGAAGTGACTGGATTTGCTGAGTGCCTAGATGGTCGGGTCAAAACTTTGCATCCAAACATTCATGCGGGACTCCTTGCAGATCTTCGTGACCCATCACATCAAGAGCAACTTACGGATTTAAATATCGCTGCCTTCGAGTTGGTCGTCGTCAATCTCTATCCCTTCAACCAAACCGTTGCTTCGGGTGCGTCAATCGAAGAATGTATTGAGCAAATCGACATCGGTGGTCCCGCCATGGTTCGAGGAAGCGCCAAGAATCATGCAAATGTCGCAATTGTGGTGGATCCCGCTAATTATTCAAAAGTGCTCTCGGCGGCAAAGGCCGATGGTTTTACTCATGCCCAGCGCCTAGAGTTAGCAGCCCAAGCATTTCGACATGTGGCCAGCTATGACGTGGCCGTTGCATCCTGGCTTAGTGAGCTTTCGGATAGCGCCAGTGGTTTCCCAGCCTGGGTTGGCTCAATTTATGAACAAACTGCCAGCTTGCGATACGGCGAAAACCCGCATCAAAAGGCGGCGCTCTACAGTTCGACTACCGGGCCAGCAGGCATAGCACAGTCCGAACAATTACATGGCAAAGAGATGTCTTACAACAACTATGTAGATGCGGATGCTGCTCGTCGCGCCGTTTATGATTTCCTCGAACCAGCAGTAGCAATTATTAAGCACGCAAATCCATGTGGTCTTGCAATCGGTTCAGACATAGCACAGGCTTATCAGCGCGCCCATGCTACTGATCCCACCTCTGCCTTTGGTGGAGTAATCGCGACGAATCGGCCCGTGACCAAAGCGATGGCCGAATCGGTAGTAGAAATATTCACCGAAGTAATTTGTGCTCCTGATTTTGATCAAGAGGCGTTGGTGATTTTGCAAACTAAACCAAATCTGCGGCTCTTGAAAACCGCTCCGGTAACGCAGTCAGAGGCAATTGAAACTAGGCCGATTTCTGGTGGCCTTTTGCGACAAACTAAAGACGTTTTTCAAGCTGACGGTGACAACCCAGAAAACTGGCAACTAGTGGCTGGCCCGGCCGCGCAAGCTAATATTTTGTCGGACTTAGTATTTGCTTGGCATGCAGTTCGGTGCGTTAAGTCAAATGCAATTCTGCTGGCAAGTTCAGGGGCGGCGGTTGGCATTGGCATGGGACAAGTTAATCGCGTTGATTCTGCCAGACTTGCAGTATCTCGTGCCGCAGAGCGAGTAGTAGGTAGTGTTGCGGCCTCAGACGCATTCTTCCCATTTGCCGATGGCTTACAAGTTTTACTCGAGGCCGGAGTAAAGGCTGTAGTTGCACCAGGCGGATCAGTTCGCGACGAAGAAGTAATTGCAGCGGCAAATAGTGCGGGGATCACAATGTACTTTACGGGAACACGCCATTTCTTCCACTAA
- a CDS encoding phosphoribosylglycinamide formyltransferase translates to MGVSKTRVVVLASGSGTLFQALIDQQSEIGIELIALVVDKDVLAVQRAIAAEISVIEVPMLSERAEWDRVMQSVLTDLNPDLIVSAGFMRVLGAELVNKFSGRLINIHPALLPDFPGTHAVRDALAAGASKTGSTVHFIDSGVDTGPVIAQCAVEILPNDDEETLHERIKQVERVLLVETVRQIASGNISLVAGKVVRA, encoded by the coding sequence ATAGGAGTGTCTAAAACTCGAGTTGTTGTCCTTGCCTCGGGTTCTGGGACGCTTTTTCAAGCACTAATTGATCAGCAGTCTGAAATAGGCATCGAGCTCATCGCACTGGTGGTAGATAAAGACGTTCTAGCGGTTCAGCGGGCGATTGCCGCTGAAATTAGTGTGATCGAAGTTCCCATGCTTAGCGAACGTGCTGAATGGGACAGAGTTATGCAGTCCGTCCTGACTGACCTGAATCCTGACCTAATTGTTTCGGCAGGATTCATGCGAGTGTTGGGAGCAGAATTGGTGAACAAATTTTCTGGGCGACTAATCAACATTCATCCGGCATTATTGCCAGATTTTCCTGGCACACATGCAGTTCGCGACGCATTAGCGGCTGGCGCATCTAAGACTGGGTCAACCGTGCACTTTATTGACAGTGGAGTGGATACTGGACCGGTGATTGCGCAGTGTGCGGTTGAAATACTACCTAACGATGACGAAGAAACATTACATGAGCGGATTAAGCAAGTTGAGCGAGTTTTGTTAGTCGAAACTGTTAGACAAATCGCAAGCGGAAACATTTCATTAGTTGCCGGGAAGGTTGTGCGCGCATGA